From the Lolium rigidum isolate FL_2022 chromosome 2, APGP_CSIRO_Lrig_0.1, whole genome shotgun sequence genome, one window contains:
- the LOC124687414 gene encoding heterodimeric geranylgeranyl pyrophosphate synthase small subunit, chloroplastic-like, whose product MALSSLFATFPLPVPKMPDTSKSSRFLPIRASAAAAATASPSFDLRRYWTSLISEVEGELDAAMPIRPPESIHNAMRHAVFPGAGKEGSAKRAPPVLCVAACELLGAPRAAALPTAAALEMLHAASLVHDDLPCFDAAPTRRGRPSTHAAYGTDMAVLAGDALFPLAYTHVIAHTPSPDPVPHAVLLRVLAELARTVGSTGMAAGQFLDLAGATALGEAEVMQVLTKKFGEMAECSAACGAMLGGAGPDEEAALRRYGRTIGVLYELVDDIRSASGNGKMRSNASVLRALGMDRALGIVEELKAQAKTEAERFGDKYGDRVLPLYSFVDYAVERGFELQDAAARP is encoded by the coding sequence ATGGCTCTCTCGTCCCTCTTCGCCACCTTCCCTCTCCCGGTCCCGAAGATGCCCGACACCTCCAAATCAAGCCGCTTCCTCCCGATccgggcctccgccgccgccgccgccaccgcgtccCCATCTTTTGACCTGCGCCGCTACTGGACCTCGCTGATCTCGGAGGTTGAGGGCGAGCTTGATGCCGCGATGCCcatccgcccgccggagagcatcCACAACGCCATGCGCCACGCCGTCTTCCCCGGTGCCGGGAAGGAGGGCTCCGCCAAGCGCGCTCCCCCGGTGCTCTGTGTAGCCGCCTGCGAGCTCCTCggcgcgccgcgcgccgccgcgctccccaccgccgccgcgctcgaGATGCTCCACGCAGCGTCGCTAGTCCACGACGACCTGCCGTGCTTTGACGCCGCGCCCACCCGCCGCGGCCGCCCGTCCACCCACGCCGCCTACGGCACCGACATGGCCGTCCTCGCGGGCGACGCGCTCTTCCCCCTCGCCTACACCCACGTCATCGCCCACACCCCCTCCCCGGACCCCGTGCCCCACGCCGTCCTCCTCCGCGTCCTCGCGGAGCTCGCGCGCACCGTGGGATCCACCGGCATGGCCGCCGGCCAGTTCCTGGACCTTGCCGGCGCCACTGCTCTCGGCGAGGCCGAGGTGATGCAGGTCCTGACCAAGAAGTTCGGCGAGATGGCCGAGTGCTCGGCCGCCTGCGGTGCTATGCTTGGTGGCGCGGGTCCTGACGAGGAGGCTGCCTTGCGGCGATATGGCCGTACCATTGGCGTCCTTTACGAGCTCGTCGACGACATAAGGAGTGCGTCGGGGAACGGTAAGATGAGGAGCAATGCCAGTGTCCTGCGTGCGCTCGGCATGGACCGTGCGCTTGGCATCGTGGAGGAGCTCAAGGCGCAGGCCAAGACGGAGGCGGAAAGGTTCGGCGATAAGTACGGCGATCGGGTGCTGCCCTTGTACAGCTTCGTGGACTACGCCGTGGAGAGGGGGTTTGAGCTTCAGGATGCAGCTGCAAGGCCTTAA